A DNA window from Prochlorococcus marinus XMU1406 contains the following coding sequences:
- a CDS encoding GTP-binding protein has product MKQFKIKENYFLLKKWWETIDLTNYEKSFFNREIISFNQQLLRLKEKKIRIGAYGKSGVGKSSVLNSLLKKDIFKTDIINGTTKEIQSEICNLKNQTLNSLELLDSPGFDFCNIKSPDKVYSYINHSDLILFIVSGDLNRNELNEINSFIKDGKKIILILNKIDLFNKNELKEIIENIKFKLPKDLNIPIIINNGNNLKNYIAKLINQYGEILLTLNSIQLADKFFLRLKEQRLKRRQKLAQSTIGKFSTIKASAVALNPFIFFDIAGSFALDNALINELSKIYGLKLKGESTRKIFKNISINNLYLGVTQVGVNTSFNLIKKVILLTAPFTNGLSLLPYGPIAITQAAIAVYSTKILGKLAAKEIFIRSKASFIEPAVMIQNMNFNDSEIFNHINIYFSNRNFNNNFVSILP; this is encoded by the coding sequence ATGAAACAATTTAAAATTAAAGAAAATTATTTTCTTTTAAAAAAATGGTGGGAGACTATTGATCTTACCAATTATGAAAAAAGTTTTTTTAATAGAGAAATAATTTCTTTTAATCAACAACTTTTAAGGCTCAAAGAAAAAAAAATAAGAATTGGCGCATATGGTAAATCAGGTGTAGGAAAATCCTCTGTTTTGAATTCTTTATTAAAAAAAGACATATTCAAAACAGATATTATTAATGGGACCACAAAAGAAATACAATCGGAAATTTGTAATCTTAAAAATCAAACACTCAATAGTTTAGAGTTGCTAGATTCTCCAGGATTTGATTTCTGCAATATTAAATCTCCAGATAAAGTTTACTCTTACATAAATCATTCAGATCTTATTCTTTTTATAGTTTCGGGAGATTTAAACAGAAATGAGTTAAACGAAATCAACTCTTTTATAAAAGATGGGAAAAAAATTATTTTAATTTTAAACAAAATCGATCTATTTAATAAAAATGAATTAAAAGAAATAATTGAAAATATAAAGTTTAAGCTTCCAAAAGATTTAAATATTCCAATAATTATTAATAATGGAAACAATCTTAAAAATTACATAGCAAAATTAATCAATCAATATGGTGAGATACTATTAACACTAAATTCTATTCAATTAGCTGACAAATTTTTTCTTCGATTAAAAGAACAAAGATTGAAAAGAAGGCAGAAATTAGCTCAATCAACTATCGGTAAATTTTCGACTATAAAGGCATCCGCAGTAGCTCTTAATCCTTTTATTTTTTTTGATATTGCTGGTAGTTTCGCACTAGATAATGCATTGATTAACGAATTAAGTAAGATTTATGGCTTAAAGTTGAAAGGTGAATCTACAAGAAAAATATTTAAAAATATATCCATTAATAATTTATATTTGGGAGTCACTCAAGTCGGCGTCAATACCTCTTTCAACCTAATTAAGAAAGTAATTCTATTAACAGCACCTTTTACTAACGGGCTTTCATTATTACCCTATGGACCCATAGCAATTACTCAAGCAGCAATCGCGGTATATTCAACAAAAATACTTGGGAAATTAGCAGCAAAAGAGATATTTATAAGAAGCAAAGCTTCTTTTATAGAGCCTGCTGTTATGATCCAGAATATGAATTTTAATGACTCAGAGATTTTTAACCATATAAATATTTATTTTTCAAATAGAAATTTTAATAATAATTTTGTTAGCATTCTGCCTTGA
- a CDS encoding nicotinate-nucleotide adenylyltransferase: MEKSIALFGTSADPPTIGHEKILEELSKIYAHTICYVSNNPKKKHKEDISIRSQLLKTLIEDLDDYKILFNQSITSKWAVESIKKCKKIYEIDNLDFVIGSDLMQDIFCWKNFEKIIKEVSFFIILREGYPVESNTLKMLETYNVKFKISSIKIPNISSSKFRLNFNYSNLPPSLIDFVKKNNLYESTN, translated from the coding sequence ATGGAAAAAAGCATTGCATTATTTGGTACCAGTGCAGATCCACCTACCATTGGACATGAGAAAATATTAGAAGAATTATCCAAAATATATGCTCATACCATTTGTTATGTAAGTAACAATCCGAAAAAAAAGCATAAAGAGGATATCTCAATCCGTAGCCAATTATTAAAAACTCTTATTGAAGATTTAGATGATTATAAAATATTATTTAATCAAAGTATCACTAGCAAATGGGCAGTAGAGTCGATTAAAAAATGTAAAAAAATTTACGAAATTGATAATTTAGATTTCGTTATTGGGAGTGATTTAATGCAAGATATTTTCTGCTGGAAAAATTTTGAAAAAATTATTAAAGAGGTAAGTTTTTTTATAATTTTAAGAGAGGGTTATCCTGTTGAATCAAATACTCTTAAGATGTTAGAAACTTATAATGTGAAATTTAAGATTTCATCCATAAAAATCCCAAACATTTCAAGTTCTAAGTTCAGATTAAATTTTAATTATTCTAATTTACCACCGTCTTTAATAGATTTTGTTAAAAAGAATAATTTATATGAATCCACAAATTAG
- a CDS encoding CNNM domain-containing protein — MEPSVYGLFLLIIIILIGSACCSGVEAAFLAVNSIRILEIASRQKPKSSANQLLKLRKHLGRTLTVITITNNGFNIIGSLILGVYGALVINSSFGLTLFSIAFYILVVLVGEVLPKALGTRFSIQIALLSVPILRILNTLMRPFLILIEQIFPVITAENEISTDEEEIRQMAKIGSQKGLIEADEAAMIFKVFQLNDLKAKDLMTPRVSAPCLDGSSNIDEISKLIMSDSSPWWVILGDKVDKIQGVVKREKMLEELINGQNKKLLSEICEPVDYIPEMIKADQLLTKFDKDHKGVKVVVDEFGGFVGIIGAEAVLSVLAGWWKNKL, encoded by the coding sequence ATGGAACCAAGTGTTTACGGTTTATTTTTACTAATAATAATTATTTTAATTGGATCAGCATGTTGTTCGGGAGTAGAAGCAGCTTTTTTAGCCGTAAATTCAATTAGAATTTTAGAAATTGCCTCTAGACAAAAGCCAAAAAGTTCTGCAAATCAACTTCTAAAACTCAGGAAACATCTTGGAAGGACGCTAACTGTAATTACTATTACAAATAATGGATTTAATATAATTGGCAGTCTTATTTTAGGAGTATACGGTGCATTGGTAATTAATAGCAGTTTTGGTTTAACCCTTTTTTCAATAGCTTTTTACATACTAGTTGTTTTAGTAGGAGAAGTACTACCAAAAGCTCTTGGAACAAGATTTTCAATTCAAATAGCACTATTATCTGTTCCTATCTTGCGAATATTAAATACTTTAATGAGGCCATTCTTAATATTAATTGAACAGATATTTCCTGTTATTACAGCAGAAAACGAAATTTCAACTGATGAAGAAGAAATTAGACAAATGGCAAAAATTGGAAGTCAAAAAGGTTTAATAGAGGCTGATGAGGCAGCAATGATATTTAAGGTTTTTCAATTAAATGACTTAAAAGCAAAAGACTTAATGACCCCTAGGGTATCGGCACCTTGTCTTGATGGGTCTTCAAATATTGATGAAATTTCAAAGCTTATAATGTCTGACAGCTCTCCATGGTGGGTTATTTTGGGAGATAAAGTTGACAAAATACAAGGGGTAGTTAAGCGTGAAAAAATGTTGGAAGAGTTAATTAATGGGCAAAATAAAAAATTATTATCAGAAATTTGCGAACCTGTGGACTACATTCCCGAAATGATTAAAGCAGATCAATTATTAACTAAATTTGACAAGGATCATAAAGGAGTGAAAGTAGTAGTAGATGAATTCGGGGGATTCGTGGGAATTATTGGTGCAGAAGCTGTGTTATCTGTATTAGCTGGTTGGTGGAAGAATAAATTATGA
- a CDS encoding aminopeptidase P N-terminal domain-containing protein, which produces MFEPDHKVFEERREIFLNKLGGKAAIIPGANLVKHHADCEYPFRQDSNFWYLTGFDEPDAIALFLPHKPKGERFIMFVAPKDVISEVWHGFRWGLEGAEKEFKADKAHSINELRDLLPNYINGSDELVFSIGKHPKIEKIVLEIFSQQLENRSRSGIGANSIKSPEIYLNEMRLIKSEFEIKRMREAIQISAEAHELVRESISSKKNERQIQGLLEGFFLEKGARGPAYNSIVASGDNACILHYTSNNSPLKKEDLLLVDAGCSLIDYYNGDITRTIPIGGKFSNEQKVIYEIVLSAQKNAIKSAVKGSNSNAVHNVALTILIEGLKEIGLLSGSTEEIIENQSYKHLYMHRTGHWLGLDVHDVGAYRMGDYEVPLQNGMILTVEPGIYISDRIPVPEGQPPIDERWKGIGIRIEDDVLVKDTNPDVLSIAALKEISDLEF; this is translated from the coding sequence ATGTTTGAACCTGATCATAAAGTTTTTGAAGAAAGAAGAGAAATATTCCTAAATAAATTAGGTGGGAAAGCTGCTATTATCCCAGGGGCTAATCTTGTAAAGCATCATGCTGATTGTGAATATCCTTTTAGGCAAGATAGTAATTTTTGGTATTTAACAGGTTTCGATGAGCCAGATGCAATAGCTCTTTTCTTACCGCATAAGCCAAAGGGAGAGAGATTTATTATGTTTGTCGCTCCTAAAGATGTTATAAGCGAAGTCTGGCATGGCTTTAGATGGGGTTTAGAAGGCGCTGAAAAAGAGTTTAAGGCTGATAAGGCTCACTCAATAAACGAATTAAGAGATTTACTCCCAAATTACATAAATGGTTCTGATGAACTTGTTTTTTCAATTGGAAAGCATCCAAAAATAGAGAAAATAGTACTAGAGATATTTTCACAACAACTTGAAAATCGCTCAAGATCAGGGATTGGTGCAAATTCTATAAAATCTCCAGAAATTTATTTAAATGAGATGAGATTAATTAAAAGTGAATTTGAGATTAAGAGAATGAGAGAGGCAATACAAATTTCAGCCGAAGCTCATGAACTAGTTAGAGAATCTATCTCATCAAAGAAAAATGAAAGACAAATTCAGGGTCTTCTTGAGGGATTCTTTTTGGAAAAAGGGGCTAGAGGACCAGCTTATAACTCAATTGTTGCATCAGGAGATAATGCCTGTATTTTGCATTACACCTCAAATAACTCACCCTTAAAGAAGGAAGATTTATTGTTGGTGGATGCTGGGTGCTCACTAATTGATTATTACAATGGAGATATAACAAGAACTATTCCAATAGGTGGTAAATTTTCTAATGAGCAAAAAGTTATCTATGAAATTGTATTGAGTGCGCAGAAAAATGCAATTAAAAGTGCTGTAAAAGGGTCGAATTCTAATGCTGTTCATAATGTTGCGTTAACAATTCTTATAGAAGGATTAAAGGAAATTGGATTATTGTCGGGCAGTACTGAGGAGATAATTGAGAATCAATCTTATAAACATCTTTACATGCATAGAACTGGACATTGGCTCGGCTTAGATGTTCATGATGTTGGAGCATACAGAATGGGTGACTATGAAGTGCCATTACAGAATGGAATGATTCTTACGGTAGAACCTGGGATCTATATAAGTGATAGGATCCCAGTCCCTGAGGGACAACCCCCTATAGATGAGAGATGGAAAGGCATAGGGATAAGAATTGAAGATGATGTCCTGGTCAAAGATACAAACCCAGATGTTTTAAGTATTGCTGCACTTAAAGAAATTTCTGATTTAGAGTTTTGA